The Schistocerca nitens isolate TAMUIC-IGC-003100 chromosome 7, iqSchNite1.1, whole genome shotgun sequence genome contains a region encoding:
- the LOC126194874 gene encoding uncharacterized protein LOC126194874, whose product MPSQKFHMKVWLAAPLVVSVIIGIVKTEHARESRATDREAMLGVNPPAVIDDVLPTAEILISGSTGNKKFLHGGDRVWQSAGNIKDGKRQSRVSANVGDLVDGLSTAVGSVVMTVTDNIGLQLKGYGLMKSNKNSNRDERETRVNANVGDLVDGLSTAVGSVVTTVTDNIDLQLRGSGLMKSDRNSNHGKRKTRVNVSAGDLVDGLATAVGDLVTTATDSIDLQLRGTRLKSALNSNNGKRETRVKANVGDLVDGLSTAVGSVVTTVTDSIDLQLRGNGLLKPDRNSNRGKRKTRVNANVGDLVDGLATAAGNVVTTATDSIDLQLRGSGSMISARNSNRG is encoded by the exons ATGCCTAGTCAAAAATTTCACATGAAG GTATGGTTGGCAGCACCTCTTGTCGTGTCTGTCATAATTGGGATTGTAAAGACAGAACATGCGAGGGAATCAAGAGCTACTGACAGAGAGGCTATGCTGGGTGTCAACCCACCTGCTGTCATTGATGATGTATTACCAACAGCTGAGATTCTGATCAGTGGATCAACTGGCAACAAAAAATTTCTCCATGGAGGAGACCGTGTGTGGCAGTCAGCGGGTAACATCAAAGACGGTAAACGGCAATCAAGAGTAAGCGCCAATGTTGGAGATCTTGTTGACGGACTGTCAACAGCAGTCGGTAGTGTAGTAATGACTGTTACAGACAACATAGGCTTGCAACTCAAAGGATATGGACTGATGAAGTCAAATAAAAACTCCAACCGTGACGAGAGGGAAACAAGGGTGAACGCCAATGTGGGAGATCTTGTTGATGGGCTGTCAACAGCAGTCGGCAGTGTAGTAACCACTGTTACAGACAACATAGACTTGCAACTCAGAGGAAGTGGACTGATGAAATCAGATCGAAATTCCAACCATGGCAAGAGGAAGACAAGGGTGAACGTCAGTGCGGGAGATCTTGTTGATGGGCTAGCAACAGCAGTTGGCGATTTAGTGACTACTGCTACAGACAGTATAGACTTGCAACTCAGAGGAACTAGATTGAAGTCAGCTCTAAACTCCAATAATGGCAAGAGAGAAACAAGGGTGAAGGCCAATGTGGGAGATCTTGTTGATGGGCTATCAACAGCAGTCGGCAGTGTAGTAACTACTGTTACAGACAGCATAGACTTGCAACTCAGAGGAAATGGACTGTTGAAACCAGATCGAAATTCCAACCGTGGCAAGAGGAAAACAAGGgtgaacgcaaatgtgggagatcTTGTTGATGGGCTAGCAACAGCAGCTGGCAATGTGGTGACTACTGCTACAGACAGTATAGACTTGCAACTCAGAGGATCTGGATCGATGATCTCAGCTCGAAACTCCAACCGTGGCTAG